From the Planktothricoides raciborskii GIHE-MW2 genome, the window CTCCCTGAGTCTTGATGCTGCACTTCCTTGTGGTTTAATTATCAATGAACTGGTTGCCAATGCCCTAAAGTACGCATTTCCCGATCGCTTATCGGGAAAAATCTCCATCGAGTTGGATATCAATGTTAAAAACTGCTATATCTTAAAGGTTAGCGATAATGGGATTGGTTTACCGAAAAATATAGATTGGGAAAATACTCAATCGCTGGGATTAAGATTAGTTCGGACTTTATCCCAGCAATTAGGAGCAACCGTAGAACTTGACCTTAGTCATGGCACCCAGTTTTGCTTAACATTTACCGAACCCAAGTATCAAAAAAGGATTTAAGCCCATGAGTCTGACAAAGATTCTGATTGTAGAAGATGAAATGATTATCGCTGAGGACATGGCAGATGCCTTAACCCAGCTAGGATATGAAGTGACCGCCATTGTGCCTTCGGGACACGATGCCATTGAAAAAGCGGCCACAACTAACCCAGATATTGTGTTGATGGATATTAATTTACAAGGAGAAATTGATGGGGTTGATGCGGCTAGTCAAATTCGTTCAAGTCAACAAATTCCCGTGGTGTTTCTCACCGCTTATGCAGATCAAAATACCATAGAAAGAGCCAAAGCAACTGAACCTTATGGCTATCTGTTAAAGCCTTTTCAAGACCGAGAATTAAAGACAACTATAGAAATTGCTATTCAAAGACATAAAGCGGAAACTTCTATTAGAGAAATGCTGGCTCAAGAGAGTCATATAAATCAGCTAAAATCCCAGTTTTTATCGATGATTTCTCACGATTTTAGAATGCCTTTAACCACAATTCAATCTACGGTAGAATTATTAGAATACAAAGGTAATAGCTGTTCTGAACAGCAAAAAAAACAATATTTTAATCATATTTATTCATCTATTGAAATCATTACAGAAATGTTAGATGATATTTTATCTTTGAGTAAATTAGAACTAGGAAAAATCTACCTTGAACCCAGTCGGCTAGATTTAAATAATTTTTGTTTAGACATTATAGAGTATTTAGCAGTTAGCCATCGCATCAAACATGAACTTAAATTTATCCCTAATGGCCTGAATCGTCCCGTATTTTTGGATGAAAAGCTGCTGCGACAATGCCTCTTAAATTTACTAGCCAATGCCTGTAAATATTCGCCGCCCAATACCACAATTGAATTTCACGTCAATTGCCAAGATGACCGAGTGATTTTTTCGATCAAAGATCAGGGGGTAGGGATTCCTGCCGATGAGCAAAAAAACCTGTTTCAATCATTCCATCGTGCCAGCAATGTCCAACATATTCCGGGAACGGGCTTAGGGTTAATGATTGTCAAAAAATGTGTGGAACTCCACCGAGGAGAAATTAATTTGGAAAGCACACTGGGCGTGGGCACAACATTTAATATTACATTGCCTATAAGTTAATTGCCGCTGACTTAACCTGGGGAATAACTGACCCATTCACACTTGCATTCATACCAAATACGGTTGCCATAGACTGACTATGATTCCGATACTTTTTTGCTAACATTTGCTAACAAACACATAAGTTGAGATACTCTCTCAACCAAGGCGTATCAACCAATGCACGTAGGAAGATCCCTCGCGCACCATTTAAATCCCTGTCCATCTTTAATTGGGTGGAATTCGATTTAATCGTTTTTGCCCCACCCAAATTATTGATAATTTCACCAGTCCATGACACCGTTTTAGAAGTGTAGGCTTCGTTGCAATCAATCACAATTTTGTGGTTTTCCCAAGCCTTCCATTTCAGAAATTGCTTAAACTCATAATGACTTAGAGTTAGCATAAGCCTGACAGATTTGTTTCTTTTACGTCTTGACTTAGAAACCATCTGTGATGTTTCAAATGTTGGGAGGAAAATCACATCAAAGTTTTCTACTAAAAATCTAGCTGTCTTATAATGCAATTCCTTGACTAAGTTCTTGATTTTACAACCAAGTCTACTCGCGGCTTTTTTGAGATTTTTTTTCTGTTTACACTTGGCTTTTGATAGTCGAGACACTAATTTGTCTAATTTGAAACACAATTTCTGAATGTGTAAGTTAGAATCTTTGCCTAGCCAACCAAAAGATGTTTCCGAAAAAAATGTCATAAACGTGCGGACACCAGGAGCTAAGGCAACAACTCTCCCTTGATTCTCGGAATTTAGTTGTTGCACTTCTGTCGAGATAGTCAAGTAATACTCACCGTAAGTTAGTGTTAATCGACCATCGCTAAAATTCTCGGGTAGTGACTCTTTGAATTTACCCTTTCCCAATATACTGTGGTAAATACCACAATCTTTAATCGCTGATTTAGGTATATAGATTGATTGCTTTACGTCTTTACGACTCCGAAATTTGCATTGACGAATCTTGCCATCTGCCTTAAACCCTTGTTTAGCGGCTTTAACGGCTAAACAAGCATCTTTGATGGCGATTGATTTAATTTGATAAGGAACAGGTTTAGCCCATTCAGGTAATCCATTCAATATTCCTGTTTTAATCGCCATCCAGTTAGCTTTTGTATCGGGCTGCTGCAAATATTTAATGGTTTCGTTGTAGACAAATCTACTAACTCCGAACCATTGTTTAAGCAATTTTTTTTGTTCTGGGTTTAGATAGATTCGGAGCTTCCTTGATTTTCTTACTGTAGCTTCTGAATCCGTGTATCCGACAATAAAAGACGTGAGGGATGGAGAGAATATCGGCTGTGAGTTGGGCTTCTGGACATTTTACAGAGTTTTCTTAAACCACGATGCCTCTACCGTTTTGTTGTGCCATAAACTCGAATAATTCAAATCCTTTTCGACACAATCTGTCACGACAGGCAAAAATAACTGTGAGCTAATCGCCTCGCATAAGTCTGACCAGTAACCAAAGCAACCCTTTGCGTTTGAAATTAAGCCCCGATCTAAAGCCGATATCTCGGATAATTTCTGCGTCTGGGTAGATTGATTACATATAGGCAACTTGTCTGTCGAGGTGAGATCGTTGTTTTGTTGAACTAACTCGGCAGTAGCAAGCCGTGGTAGCTCCAACTGTATCCCGCACCGATGATTCGACATCATAGAGTTTTTGGTAGGCGGTGTTTTTGATGTTTTTGATCTTCTTTTCATCAGCGTATTTTCGCTCCAGTGTTGGGATGTACACCCAGAAATTCGACCGCTTTCCTGAGTGGTATGTATGCCATCTCTTAAACTTTAGCATACATGAGCATCTGTTAACAAAACTGACACTGTTGAATAACCCTCGCCTGATCTATGCGCGTTCATCCCCTAAAACACTTGTGGATTCCCGCGAAGGCGGGAATGACAGATAACCTGATAAACGGGTTTTAACAACCGGATTTGGTATAATATTAAACTTCTGGCTTTCCCAGGCTAAAAAGCCGATTGGCGCTTGATCCGCCCTCGCTTGGGGGGATCTTCTACGGTATGTAAAGCAATATGTCTATTATTCTGGAATTGGGATTTGGCGCAAAAGTTGCTCGACAATTGTCTGGGGTCGCCGTCCTCCAGCGGGAATCAAGCGGTGAGATAAAACATGGGGGGCAAGAAACTTTACATCGTCAGGGATGGCATAGTCTCGACCGGAAATAAAGGCCAGGGCTTGGGTGGCTTTTTGTAAGGCGACGGCGCCTCTGGGACTAACACCCAAGGTAATTTGATCGCTGACTCGGGTTGCCCGGACTAAATCGAGAATATATTTTTGCAATGAATTGTCCAGCCGCACTTGGGCGCATAGCCGACATAACTCACTAACTTCTGACAATTCAATACAAGGCTGCAACTCCTCCACGGTGATATTCTCTTGCAGTCTTTGTAACATTTGCAGTTCTTCGGCTTCCGTGGGGTAGCC encodes:
- a CDS encoding ATP-binding protein yields the protein MSLTKILIVEDEMIIAEDMADALTQLGYEVTAIVPSGHDAIEKAATTNPDIVLMDINLQGEIDGVDAASQIRSSQQIPVVFLTAYADQNTIERAKATEPYGYLLKPFQDRELKTTIEIAIQRHKAETSIREMLAQESHINQLKSQFLSMISHDFRMPLTTIQSTVELLEYKGNSCSEQQKKQYFNHIYSSIEIITEMLDDILSLSKLELGKIYLEPSRLDLNNFCLDIIEYLAVSHRIKHELKFIPNGLNRPVFLDEKLLRQCLLNLLANACKYSPPNTTIEFHVNCQDDRVIFSIKDQGVGIPADEQKNLFQSFHRASNVQHIPGTGLGLMIVKKCVELHRGEINLESTLGVGTTFNITLPIS
- a CDS encoding transposase, which codes for MLKQWFGVSRFVYNETIKYLQQPDTKANWMAIKTGILNGLPEWAKPVPYQIKSIAIKDACLAVKAAKQGFKADGKIRQCKFRSRKDVKQSIYIPKSAIKDCGIYHSILGKGKFKESLPENFSDGRLTLTYGEYYLTISTEVQQLNSENQGRVVALAPGVRTFMTFFSETSFGWLGKDSNLHIQKLCFKLDKLVSRLSKAKCKQKKNLKKAASRLGCKIKNLVKELHYKTARFLVENFDVIFLPTFETSQMVSKSRRKRNKSVRLMLTLSHYEFKQFLKWKAWENHKIVIDCNEAYTSKTVSWTGEIINNLGGAKTIKSNSTQLKMDRDLNGARGIFLRALVDTPWLREYLNLCVC